The following proteins come from a genomic window of Enterobacter chengduensis:
- the moaE gene encoding molybdopterin synthase catalytic subunit MoaE, giving the protein MAETRILVSPARFNVGTEYSWLAERDEDGAVVTFTGKVRNHNLGDSVKALTLEHYPGMTEKSLAEIVAEARGRWPLGRVTVIHRIGEMWPGEEIVFVGVTSAHRGSAFAAGEFIMDYLKTKAPFWKREATPEGDRWVESRDSDKQAASRW; this is encoded by the coding sequence ATGGCTGAAACCCGAATTCTGGTGAGTCCCGCGCGTTTTAACGTGGGGACAGAATACAGCTGGCTGGCGGAACGCGATGAAGACGGCGCGGTCGTCACCTTCACCGGCAAGGTGCGCAACCACAACCTCGGCGACAGCGTGAAGGCGCTGACGCTGGAGCATTATCCGGGTATGACCGAGAAATCGCTGGCGGAGATTGTGGCGGAAGCGCGAGGCCGCTGGCCGCTCGGGCGCGTCACCGTGATCCACCGCATCGGCGAGATGTGGCCAGGCGAAGAGATTGTCTTTGTCGGGGTGACCAGCGCGCACCGCGGCAGCGCGTTCGCGGCGGGGGAGTTCATTATGGATTACCTCAAAACCAAAGCCCCGTTCTGGAAACGCGAAGCGACGCCGGAAGGCGATCGCTGGGTCGAATCCCGCGACAGCGATAAACAAGCCGCCAGCCGTTGGTAG
- a CDS encoding Bax inhibitor-1/YccA family protein codes for MDRFPRSDSIVQQTRSGLQTYMAQVYGWMTVGLLLTAFIAWYAANTPELMMFIFSSKITFFGLIIAQLGLVFVLSGLVHKLSAGMATTLFMLYSALTGLTLSSIFIVYTYSSIASTFVVTGGMFGAMSLYGYTTKRDLSGFGSMLFMGLIGIVLASLVNLWLKSDALMWAITYIGVVVFVGLTAYDTQKLKNIGEQIDVRDSSNLRKYSILGALTLYLDFINLFLMLLRIFGNRR; via the coding sequence ATGGACCGATTTCCGCGTTCCGATTCAATAGTACAGCAGACCCGTAGCGGCCTGCAGACGTATATGGCTCAGGTGTACGGCTGGATGACGGTCGGCCTGCTGCTTACCGCGTTTATCGCGTGGTATGCGGCGAACACGCCTGAACTGATGATGTTTATCTTCTCCAGCAAAATCACCTTCTTTGGGCTGATTATCGCCCAGCTGGGGCTGGTGTTCGTGCTCTCCGGTCTGGTGCATAAGCTCAGCGCGGGGATGGCGACCACGCTGTTTATGCTCTATTCGGCGCTAACGGGGCTGACGCTTTCCAGTATTTTCATCGTCTACACCTACTCCTCCATCGCCAGCACGTTTGTGGTGACCGGCGGAATGTTTGGCGCGATGAGCCTCTACGGCTACACCACCAAACGTGACCTGAGCGGCTTTGGCAGCATGCTGTTTATGGGGCTGATTGGGATTGTGCTGGCGTCGCTGGTGAACCTGTGGCTGAAGAGCGACGCGCTGATGTGGGCCATTACCTACATCGGGGTGGTGGTCTTCGTTGGGCTGACGGCGTATGACACGCAGAAGCTGAAAAACATCGGCGAGCAGATCGACGTGCGCGACAGTTCGAACCTGCGCAAATACTCGATTCTGGGCGCGCTGACGCTCTACCTGGACTTCATCAACCTGTTCCTGATGCTGCTGCGGATTTTCGGCAACCGTCGTTAA
- a CDS encoding lysylphosphatidylglycerol synthase domain-containing protein, whose translation MSKSHPRWRLAKKVLTWVFFIAVAVLLVVYAQKVDWEEVWEVIRNYNRMVLLGAVGLVIVSYLMYGCYDLLGRAYCGHKLAKRQVMLVSFICYAFNLTLSTWVGGIGMRYRLYSRLGLPGGTITRIFSLSITTNWLGYILLGGVIFTIGVVQLPAHWYIDEATLRILGIVLLLIIAAYLWACAFAKRRHMTIKGQKLVLPSWKFAMLQMAVSSANWMAMGAIIWLLIGEDVNYFFVLGVLLVSSIAGVIVHIPAGIGVLEAVFIALLAGEHVSQGTIIAALLAYRMLYYFLPLALATVCYLVLESRAKKLRAKNEKALAK comes from the coding sequence ATGTCGAAATCACATCCGCGCTGGCGGCTTGCGAAAAAAGTTCTTACCTGGGTGTTCTTTATTGCGGTCGCCGTTCTGCTGGTGGTTTACGCCCAAAAAGTTGACTGGGAAGAGGTGTGGGAGGTCATCCGCAACTACAACCGGATGGTGCTGCTGGGCGCGGTAGGGCTGGTTATCGTGAGTTATCTGATGTACGGCTGCTACGACCTGCTGGGCCGGGCATACTGCGGCCACAAGCTGGCTAAACGCCAGGTGATGCTGGTGTCGTTTATTTGCTACGCCTTCAACCTGACGCTGAGTACCTGGGTCGGGGGGATTGGCATGCGCTATCGCCTCTACTCGCGTCTCGGGCTGCCGGGCGGGACCATAACACGCATTTTTTCCCTGAGCATCACCACGAACTGGCTGGGCTATATTCTGCTCGGCGGGGTGATTTTCACCATCGGCGTAGTCCAGCTGCCCGCGCACTGGTACATCGATGAGGCCACGCTGCGCATCCTGGGCATCGTGCTGCTGCTGATCATCGCCGCGTATCTGTGGGCCTGCGCCTTCGCTAAGCGCCGTCACATGACCATAAAAGGGCAAAAGCTGGTGCTGCCGTCGTGGAAGTTCGCGATGCTGCAGATGGCGGTATCCAGCGCTAACTGGATGGCGATGGGGGCCATCATCTGGCTGCTGATTGGCGAGGACGTGAATTACTTCTTCGTGCTGGGCGTGCTGCTGGTGAGCAGTATTGCGGGCGTCATTGTGCATATTCCTGCGGGGATCGGCGTGCTGGAGGCGGTATTTATTGCCCTTCTGGCCGGGGAGCATGTCTCTCAGGGAACGATTATCGCCGCCCTGCTGGCGTACCGCATGCTCTATTACTTCCTGCCGCTGGCGCTGGCAACGGTTTGTTATCTGGTGCTGGAGAGTCGGGCGAAAAAGCTGAGAGCGAAGAACGAGAAGGCGTTAGCGAAATGA
- the clsB gene encoding cardiolipin synthase ClsB → MKCSWQEGNRISLLVNGDEYYPAVFKAIDNAKQRVILETFIWFEDNVGKQLHGVLLRAARRGIKIEVLLDGYGSPDLSDGFVNELTAAGVVFRYYDPGPRLFGMRTNLFRRMHRKIVVVDETVAFVGGINYSAEHMSDYGPEAKQDYAIRIEGPVVQDIVLFELENLPGKEAVRRWWKRRHRPEENRKPGEAQALFVWRDNGEHRDDIERHYLKMLANAKREVIIANAYFFPGYRLLHAMRSAARRGVRVKLIVQGEPDMPIVKVGARLLYNYLVKGGVQIYEYRRRPLHGKVALMDDHWATVGSSNLDPLSLSLNLEANLIIHDRQFNQTLRDNLQALIVNDCVRVDESMVPKRTWWNLGISVVVFHFLRHFPAMVGWLPAHTPKLAQVDPPVQPEMETQDRVEAEDGGKP, encoded by the coding sequence ATGAAATGTTCCTGGCAGGAAGGCAACCGGATCTCGCTGCTGGTCAACGGCGATGAGTATTACCCGGCCGTCTTTAAGGCGATTGATAACGCTAAGCAGAGAGTGATCCTCGAAACCTTTATCTGGTTCGAAGATAACGTCGGCAAACAGCTGCACGGCGTGCTGCTGCGCGCCGCCCGACGCGGCATCAAAATTGAAGTGCTGCTGGATGGCTACGGCTCGCCGGACCTCAGCGACGGTTTCGTCAATGAACTGACCGCTGCGGGCGTGGTGTTCCGCTACTACGATCCCGGTCCGCGCCTGTTCGGCATGCGGACCAACCTTTTCCGCCGGATGCACCGCAAAATTGTGGTGGTGGATGAGACGGTGGCGTTTGTCGGCGGCATTAACTACTCCGCCGAGCACATGTCCGACTACGGCCCGGAAGCGAAGCAGGATTACGCCATTCGCATTGAGGGCCCGGTAGTGCAGGACATCGTATTATTCGAACTGGAGAACCTGCCGGGGAAAGAGGCCGTTCGCCGCTGGTGGAAACGCCGCCATCGCCCGGAGGAGAACCGCAAGCCCGGCGAAGCGCAGGCCCTTTTCGTCTGGCGCGACAACGGCGAGCACCGGGACGATATTGAACGCCATTACCTGAAGATGCTCGCCAACGCGAAGCGCGAGGTGATCATTGCTAACGCCTACTTTTTCCCGGGCTATCGCCTGCTGCACGCCATGCGCAGCGCGGCCCGGCGCGGGGTACGGGTGAAGCTGATTGTGCAGGGCGAGCCGGATATGCCGATCGTCAAAGTCGGCGCTCGGCTGCTGTATAACTACCTGGTCAAAGGTGGCGTTCAGATCTACGAATATCGCCGCCGACCGCTGCACGGCAAAGTGGCGCTGATGGACGATCACTGGGCCACCGTCGGATCCAGCAACCTGGATCCGCTGAGCCTGTCGCTCAATCTTGAAGCCAACCTGATCATTCACGATCGCCAGTTTAACCAGACCCTGCGGGACAACCTGCAGGCGCTGATCGTTAACGACTGCGTGCGCGTGGATGAGTCTATGGTGCCGAAACGCACCTGGTGGAACCTGGGCATCAGCGTAGTGGTGTTCCACTTCCTGCGCCATTTCCCGGCGATGGTCGGCTGGCTGCCGGCGCATACGCCGAAGCTGGCGCAGGTCGACCCGCCGGTACAGCCCGAAATGGAAACCCAGGACCGCGTTGAGGCGGAAGACGGAGGCAAACCCTGA
- a CDS encoding endonuclease/exonuclease/phosphatase family protein: MTQKMQHFSLKVLTINIHKGFTAFNRRFILPELRDAVRTVSADIVCLQEVMGAHEVHPLHFENWPDTPHYEFLADTMWSDYAYGRNAVYPEGHHGNAVLSRYPIEYYENRDVSVGESEKRGLLYCRITPPDLEQPIHVGCVHLGLREAHRQAQLNMLADWANALPEGEPVVVAGDFNDWRQRANHRLKVQAGLEEIFTRANGRPARTFPVRFPLLRLDRIYVKNAHASSPTALALLNWRHLSDHAPLSAEIHL; encoded by the coding sequence ATGACTCAAAAAATGCAGCATTTCTCGCTTAAGGTGCTGACGATAAACATTCATAAAGGCTTCACGGCATTTAACCGCCGCTTCATTTTACCGGAGCTGCGCGACGCGGTACGCACCGTCAGCGCCGATATTGTCTGCCTGCAGGAGGTGATGGGCGCACACGAAGTCCATCCGCTCCACTTTGAGAACTGGCCCGACACGCCGCACTATGAATTTCTGGCCGACACCATGTGGAGCGATTACGCCTACGGCCGCAACGCGGTCTATCCGGAAGGCCACCACGGCAACGCGGTGCTGTCCCGCTACCCTATTGAATATTATGAAAACCGCGACGTTTCCGTCGGAGAAAGCGAAAAGCGCGGCCTGCTTTACTGCCGCATTACCCCGCCCGACCTTGAGCAGCCCATCCATGTCGGCTGTGTTCACCTTGGCCTGCGCGAGGCCCATCGTCAGGCGCAGCTGAATATGCTGGCCGACTGGGCCAACGCGCTTCCCGAAGGTGAACCGGTAGTGGTGGCGGGCGATTTCAACGACTGGCGGCAGCGGGCAAACCATCGGCTGAAGGTGCAGGCCGGGCTGGAGGAGATTTTTACTCGCGCCAACGGCAGGCCTGCGCGCACCTTTCCGGTCCGTTTCCCGCTGCTCCGGCTTGACCGCATCTACGTGAAAAATGCCCACGCCAGCAGCCCGACCGCCCTGGCGCTCCTCAACTGGCGACATCTTTCCGACCATGCCCCGCTCAGCGCGGAGATCCACCTATGA
- a CDS encoding YbhQ family protein, with the protein MKWQQRVRVATGLSCWQIMLHLMVVAVLVMGWMSGTLVRVGLGLCVLYGVTVLSMLFLQRHHEARWREVGDVLEELTTTWYFGAAMIVLWLLSRVLQNNLLLALAGLAILAGPAVVSLLTKEKKLRDVASKHRVRH; encoded by the coding sequence ATGAAGTGGCAACAACGTGTTCGTGTCGCAACGGGGTTAAGTTGCTGGCAGATAATGTTGCATTTAATGGTCGTGGCCGTGCTGGTGATGGGCTGGATGAGCGGCACGCTGGTGCGTGTTGGCCTGGGGCTATGCGTCCTTTATGGCGTCACCGTGCTGTCGATGCTGTTCTTACAGCGCCACCATGAAGCGCGCTGGCGCGAGGTGGGTGACGTGCTCGAAGAGCTCACCACCACCTGGTATTTTGGTGCGGCGATGATCGTGCTGTGGCTGCTGTCACGCGTGCTGCAAAACAACCTGCTGCTGGCCCTGGCGGGTCTGGCTATCCTCGCAGGGCCTGCGGTCGTCTCGTTGCTGACCAAAGAGAAAAAGCTACGCGATGTTGCGTCTAAACATCGCGTACGCCACTGA
- a CDS encoding ABC transporter permease: MFHRLWTLIRKELQSLLREPQTRAILVLPVLIQVLLFPFAATLEVTNATIAIYNEDNGRHSVELTQRFARAKAFTHILLLKSPQEIQPTIDTQKALLLVRFPADFSRNLDTFQTAPMQLILDGRNSNSAQIAANYLQQVVKDYQQELMDGKPKPNNSELVVRNWYNPNLDYKWFVVPSLIAMITTIGVMIVTSLSVAREREQGTLDQLLVSPLATWQIFVGKAVPALIVATFQATIVLGVGIWAYQIPFAGSLALFYFTMVIYGLSLVGFGLLISALCSTQQQAFIGVFVFMMPAILLSGYVSPVENMPVWLQDLTWINPIRHFTDITKQIYLKDASLDIVWGSLWPLLVIAATTGSVAYAMFRRNIA, translated from the coding sequence ATGTTTCACCGACTATGGACGTTAATACGCAAAGAGCTGCAGTCCCTGCTGCGCGAGCCGCAAACCCGCGCCATTCTGGTATTGCCGGTGCTGATCCAGGTTTTGCTGTTCCCGTTTGCCGCAACGCTTGAGGTGACCAACGCCACCATTGCCATTTACAACGAGGACAACGGCAGGCATTCCGTCGAGCTGACGCAGCGTTTTGCCCGGGCAAAAGCCTTTACCCACATCCTGCTGCTGAAAAGCCCGCAGGAAATCCAGCCGACCATCGATACGCAAAAAGCCCTGCTGCTGGTGCGCTTCCCGGCGGATTTTTCCCGCAATCTGGACACCTTCCAGACCGCGCCGATGCAGCTGATCCTCGACGGGCGCAACTCCAACAGCGCCCAGATCGCGGCCAACTATCTGCAGCAGGTGGTGAAGGATTACCAGCAGGAGCTGATGGACGGTAAACCGAAGCCCAACAACAGCGAGCTGGTGGTGCGCAACTGGTACAACCCGAATCTGGACTACAAGTGGTTCGTGGTGCCGTCGCTGATCGCCATGATCACCACCATAGGGGTGATGATCGTCACCTCCCTCTCCGTCGCCCGCGAGCGCGAACAGGGCACGCTGGATCAGCTGCTGGTCTCCCCGCTCGCCACCTGGCAAATTTTCGTCGGCAAAGCGGTGCCGGCGCTGATCGTTGCGACCTTCCAGGCCACCATCGTGCTGGGGGTGGGAATTTGGGCCTACCAGATCCCGTTTGCCGGTTCGCTGGCGCTGTTTTACTTCACGATGGTGATTTACGGGCTGTCGCTGGTGGGGTTTGGGCTGTTAATTTCGGCGCTCTGCTCAACGCAGCAGCAGGCGTTTATCGGGGTATTCGTCTTTATGATGCCCGCGATTTTGCTCTCCGGGTACGTTTCCCCCGTCGAGAACATGCCGGTGTGGCTCCAGGATCTGACGTGGATAAACCCGATTCGCCACTTTACGGACATCACCAAGCAGATCTATCTGAAGGATGCGAGTCTGGATATTGTCTGGGGAAGTTTGTGGCCGCTACTGGTCATCGCGGCCACGACGGGCTCAGTGGCGTACGCGATGTTTAGACGCAACATCGCGTAG
- a CDS encoding ABC transporter permease: MRSNAISWRRVRALCIKETRQIVRDPSSWLIAVVIPLLLLFIFGYGINLDSSRLRVGILLEQQSEEALSFTHAMTGSPYIDATISDSRQELIQKMQAGKIRGLIVIPVDFAANMARANTDAPIQVITDGSEPNTANFVQGYAEGIWQLWQMQRAEDRGEEFKPLIDVQTRYWFNPAAISQHFIIPGAVTIIMTVIGAILTSLVIAREWERGTMEALLSTEVTRVELLLCKLIPYYFLGMLAMLLCMLVAVFILGVPYRGSLVVLFFITSLFLLSTLGMGLLISTITRNQFNAAQVALNAAFLPSIMLSGFIFQIDSMPAVIRAVTYIIPARYFVSTLQSLFLAGNIPVVLIINTLFLMASAVMFIGLTWLKTRRRLD; the protein is encoded by the coding sequence ATGCGCAGTAACGCCATTTCCTGGCGCCGGGTGCGGGCGCTATGCATTAAAGAGACGCGGCAGATCGTGCGTGACCCCAGCAGCTGGCTGATTGCGGTGGTGATCCCCCTGCTGCTGCTGTTTATCTTCGGCTACGGCATTAACCTGGACTCCAGCAGGCTGCGGGTCGGGATTTTGCTGGAGCAGCAGAGCGAAGAGGCGCTGAGCTTCACCCACGCCATGACCGGCTCGCCCTACATTGATGCCACCATCAGCGACAGCCGCCAGGAACTGATCCAGAAGATGCAGGCCGGGAAAATTCGCGGCCTGATCGTTATTCCGGTGGATTTTGCCGCCAACATGGCGCGGGCGAACACCGATGCGCCGATCCAGGTGATCACCGACGGCAGCGAGCCGAACACCGCGAACTTCGTGCAGGGCTACGCGGAGGGGATCTGGCAGCTCTGGCAGATGCAGCGCGCGGAAGATCGGGGGGAAGAATTTAAGCCGCTGATTGACGTGCAGACGCGCTACTGGTTCAACCCCGCCGCCATCAGCCAGCACTTTATTATTCCGGGCGCGGTGACGATTATCATGACGGTCATTGGCGCGATCCTGACCTCGCTGGTGATCGCCCGCGAGTGGGAGCGCGGCACCATGGAGGCGCTGCTTTCAACCGAAGTGACGCGGGTCGAGCTGCTGCTGTGCAAGCTGATACCCTACTACTTCCTCGGCATGCTGGCGATGCTGCTCTGCATGCTGGTCGCCGTCTTTATCCTCGGCGTGCCGTACCGCGGCTCGCTGGTGGTGCTGTTCTTTATCACCAGCCTGTTTTTACTCAGCACGCTGGGGATGGGGCTGCTCATCTCCACCATCACCCGCAACCAGTTTAACGCCGCCCAGGTGGCGCTCAACGCCGCCTTTTTGCCGTCGATTATGCTGTCCGGGTTTATTTTCCAGATAGACAGTATGCCTGCCGTCATCCGCGCCGTGACCTACATCATTCCGGCGCGCTACTTCGTGAGCACGCTGCAAAGCCTGTTCCTCGCGGGGAATATTCCGGTGGTGCTGATTATCAACACGCTGTTTTTAATGGCGTCAGCGGTGATGTTTATCGGATTGACGTGGTTGAAAACCAGACGGCGTCTGGATTAA
- a CDS encoding ATP-binding cassette domain-containing protein has product MNDAVIQLSNLVKRFKGMDKPAVAPLNCTIQKGYVTGLVGPDGAGKTTLMRMLAGLLKPDEGSASVLGLDPIKDDGALHAMLGYMPQKFGLYEDLTVMENLNLYADLRSVTGETRQNTFARLLEFTSLGPFTDRLAGKLSGGMKQKLGLACTLVGEPKVLLLDEPGVGVDPISRRELWQMVHELAGDGMLILWSTSYLDEAEQCRDVLLMNEGELLYQGEPTTLTQSMAGRSFLLHSPQESNRRLLQRVLRLPQVSDGMIQGRSVRAILKKEANVDDIRRAPGMPEIEVEETTPRFEDAFIDLLGGAGTSESPLGAILHTVEGTPGETVIEAKSLTKKFGDFAATDNVNFAVKRGEIFGLLGPNGAGKSTTFKMMCGLLVPTSGKALVLDMDLKVSSGKARQHLGYMAQKFSLYGNLTVEQNLRFFSGVYGLRGRAQSEKIRRMSDAFGLTNIASHATDELPLGFKQRLALACSLMHEPDILFLDEPTSGVDPLTRREFWLHINSMVEKGVTVMVTTHFMDEAEYCDRIGLVYRGKLIAHGTPDDLKNQAADDEVPDPTMEQAFITLIHDWDKENTHAQ; this is encoded by the coding sequence ATGAATGACGCGGTTATTCAGCTCAGCAATCTGGTTAAACGCTTTAAGGGGATGGACAAACCGGCGGTCGCGCCGCTGAACTGCACCATCCAGAAAGGCTATGTCACCGGGCTGGTCGGCCCGGACGGGGCGGGCAAAACCACGCTGATGCGAATGCTGGCCGGTCTGCTGAAGCCGGATGAAGGCTCGGCCAGCGTGCTGGGCCTTGACCCGATCAAAGATGACGGCGCGCTCCACGCCATGCTCGGGTACATGCCGCAGAAGTTTGGCCTGTATGAAGACCTGACGGTGATGGAAAACCTGAACCTGTACGCCGACCTGCGCAGCGTCACCGGCGAAACGCGACAAAACACCTTCGCCCGGCTGCTGGAGTTTACCTCCCTCGGCCCGTTCACCGACCGGCTGGCGGGCAAGCTTTCCGGCGGGATGAAGCAGAAGCTGGGGCTGGCCTGCACGCTGGTGGGCGAGCCGAAGGTGCTGCTGCTGGACGAGCCCGGCGTGGGCGTGGACCCGATTTCCCGCCGCGAGCTGTGGCAGATGGTGCACGAGCTGGCGGGCGACGGGATGCTGATCCTCTGGAGCACCTCCTACCTCGACGAAGCCGAACAGTGCCGGGACGTGCTGCTGATGAACGAGGGCGAACTGCTTTATCAGGGCGAGCCGACGACGCTGACCCAGAGCATGGCCGGGCGCAGCTTCCTGCTGCACAGCCCGCAGGAGTCCAACCGCAGGCTGCTGCAGCGGGTGCTCAGGCTGCCGCAGGTCAGCGACGGGATGATTCAGGGCCGCTCGGTGCGGGCGATCCTCAAAAAAGAGGCCAACGTCGACGATATTCGCCGCGCGCCCGGCATGCCTGAGATCGAAGTGGAAGAGACAACGCCGCGCTTTGAGGACGCCTTTATCGACCTGCTGGGCGGCGCGGGGACGTCGGAGTCTCCTCTCGGCGCCATTCTGCACACGGTGGAGGGCACGCCGGGGGAAACGGTGATTGAAGCGAAATCCCTCACCAAAAAATTCGGCGATTTCGCCGCCACCGATAACGTCAACTTCGCGGTAAAACGCGGCGAGATTTTTGGCCTGCTCGGGCCGAACGGCGCGGGGAAATCGACCACCTTTAAGATGATGTGCGGCCTGCTGGTGCCGACGTCCGGCAAGGCGCTGGTGCTGGATATGGACCTTAAGGTCAGCTCCGGCAAGGCGCGTCAGCATCTGGGCTATATGGCGCAGAAATTCTCGCTGTATGGCAACCTGACCGTCGAGCAGAATCTGCGCTTTTTCTCCGGGGTATACGGCCTGCGCGGGCGCGCCCAGAGCGAGAAAATCCGCCGCATGAGCGACGCCTTCGGGTTAACCAACATTGCCTCCCACGCCACCGACGAACTGCCCCTCGGCTTTAAGCAGCGCCTCGCGCTGGCCTGCTCGCTGATGCACGAGCCGGATATTCTGTTTCTCGATGAGCCGACCTCCGGCGTTGATCCCCTCACCCGCCGCGAGTTCTGGCTGCACATCAACAGCATGGTGGAAAAAGGGGTGACCGTGATGGTGACCACCCACTTCATGGACGAGGCGGAGTACTGCGACCGCATCGGGCTGGTCTATCGCGGCAAGCTGATTGCCCACGGCACGCCGGACGACCTGAAAAACCAGGCCGCCGACGATGAGGTCCCGGACCCGACCATGGAGCAGGCGTTTATCACCCTCATCCACGACTGGGATAAGGAGAATACCCATGCGCAGTAA
- the hlyD gene encoding secretion protein HlyD, translating to MKKPVAIILVVVVLLAAGVGGWLWYQSHQDKGLTLYGNVDIRTVNMSFRVGGRLASLSVDEGDAIKTGQTLGVLDKAPYENALMQAKAGVSVAQAQYDLMLAGYRDEEIAQAAAAVKQAQAAYDYAQNFYARQQGLWKSRTISANDLENARSSRDQAQATLKSAQDKLSQYHTGNRPQDIAQAKASLEQAQAQLAQAQLDLHDTTLIAPSDGTLMTRAVEPGSMLSAGSTVLTLSLTRPVWVRAYIDEPNLGQMQPGRELLLYTDGRPDKPYHGKVGFVSPTAEFTPKTVETPDLRTDLVYRLRIIVTDADDALRQGMPVTVKVNNGERHE from the coding sequence ATGAAAAAACCTGTCGCCATCATTCTGGTGGTTGTTGTTTTGCTTGCCGCGGGCGTCGGTGGATGGCTGTGGTATCAGAGCCATCAGGATAAAGGCCTGACGCTGTACGGTAACGTGGATATTCGCACGGTGAACATGAGCTTCCGCGTCGGCGGACGTCTCGCCTCGCTGAGCGTTGACGAAGGCGATGCCATTAAAACCGGGCAGACGCTGGGCGTGCTGGATAAAGCGCCCTACGAGAACGCCCTCATGCAGGCCAAAGCGGGCGTCTCCGTCGCCCAGGCGCAGTACGATCTGATGCTGGCCGGCTATCGCGACGAAGAGATCGCCCAGGCCGCGGCGGCCGTTAAGCAGGCGCAGGCGGCCTACGACTACGCGCAGAACTTCTACGCGCGCCAGCAGGGGCTGTGGAAAAGCCGCACCATCTCCGCTAACGATCTGGAGAATGCGCGCTCGTCCCGCGACCAGGCGCAGGCGACGCTGAAGTCCGCGCAGGATAAATTAAGCCAGTACCACACCGGTAACCGCCCGCAGGACATTGCCCAGGCCAAAGCCAGCCTTGAACAGGCTCAGGCGCAGCTGGCCCAGGCGCAGCTGGATCTGCACGACACCACCTTAATCGCGCCGTCTGACGGCACGCTGATGACCCGCGCCGTGGAGCCGGGCAGCATGCTCAGCGCGGGCAGCACCGTCTTAACGCTCTCCCTGACCCGCCCGGTCTGGGTGCGCGCCTACATTGACGAGCCGAATCTCGGCCAGATGCAGCCGGGCCGCGAGCTGCTGCTCTATACCGACGGTCGCCCGGACAAGCCGTATCACGGCAAGGTGGGCTTCGTCTCCCCTACCGCCGAATTCACGCCGAAAACCGTTGAAACGCCGGACCTGCGTACCGACCTCGTGTATCGCCTGCGCATCATCGTCACCGATGCGGACGACGCCCTGCGTCAGGGCATGCCCGTCACCGTAAAAGTGAACAACGGGGAACGACATGAATGA
- the cecR gene encoding transcriptional regulator CecR, with protein MNTTPTTSKGEQAKNQLIAAALAQFGEYGLHATTRDIAALAGQNIATITYYFGSKEDLYLACADWIADFIGTQFQPHVEEATALLGEPSPDRAAVRELILTACHNMIRLLTHDDTLNLSKFISREQLSPTAAYQRVHDRVIAPMHTHLTRLIAAYTGRNANDTETILHTHALLGEILAFRLGRETILLRTGWTQFDEDKAAQIGQVIACHLDLILQGLTQRSLKS; from the coding sequence ATGAATACGACACCCACAACAAGCAAAGGTGAACAGGCCAAAAATCAGCTTATCGCCGCCGCGCTGGCGCAGTTTGGCGAGTACGGGCTGCATGCGACCACGCGCGATATTGCCGCGCTGGCCGGGCAGAACATTGCGACGATTACTTACTATTTTGGCTCAAAAGAGGATTTATATCTCGCCTGCGCCGACTGGATCGCCGATTTTATCGGTACGCAGTTTCAGCCGCACGTTGAGGAAGCCACCGCGCTGCTCGGCGAGCCGTCGCCCGATCGCGCCGCCGTTCGCGAGCTTATTCTCACTGCCTGCCACAATATGATTCGCCTGCTGACGCACGACGATACGCTCAACCTGAGCAAGTTTATCTCCCGGGAGCAGCTCTCCCCCACTGCCGCCTATCAGCGGGTACACGATCGGGTGATTGCCCCGATGCATACCCACCTGACCCGGCTGATCGCCGCCTATACCGGGCGCAATGCCAACGATACCGAGACCATTTTGCATACCCACGCCCTGCTGGGTGAGATCCTTGCCTTCCGTCTGGGCCGGGAAACCATCCTGTTACGCACCGGCTGGACACAATTTGATGAGGATAAAGCCGCGCAGATTGGCCAGGTCATCGCCTGTCATCTCGATCTGATCCTGCAAGGCTTAACGCAAAGGAGCCTGAAGTCATGA